Proteins encoded together in one Corynebacterium liangguodongii window:
- the hisH gene encoding imidazole glycerol phosphate synthase subunit HisH, with the protein MTAAESGETPQAAPTVVLLDYGAGNIRSAQRALEHVGADVTVTADPKLAVEADGLVVPGVGAFASCMEGLREVSAPRVIGQRLAGGRPVLGICVGFQVMFERGVEHGVDAEGMGEWPGVVDKLRAPVLPHMGWNTVDVAPGSTLFAGIDPAERFYFVHSYGVRSWEMEEDPYIAAPLVSWAEHGGERFVAAVENGPLWATQFHPEKSGEAGLALLRNWVGTLG; encoded by the coding sequence ATGACTGCAGCGGAATCCGGAGAGACCCCACAGGCCGCGCCCACCGTGGTCCTGCTCGACTACGGCGCGGGAAACATCCGGTCCGCCCAGCGCGCACTGGAGCACGTCGGGGCCGATGTGACCGTGACGGCGGACCCGAAGCTCGCCGTGGAGGCGGACGGGCTCGTCGTCCCCGGCGTCGGCGCGTTCGCCTCCTGCATGGAAGGCCTGCGGGAGGTGAGCGCCCCCCGGGTCATTGGCCAGCGCCTCGCCGGCGGGCGGCCCGTCCTCGGCATCTGCGTCGGCTTCCAAGTGATGTTTGAGCGCGGCGTGGAGCACGGGGTGGATGCTGAGGGGATGGGGGAGTGGCCCGGGGTCGTCGATAAGCTGCGCGCCCCCGTGCTGCCGCACATGGGCTGGAACACGGTCGACGTGGCCCCCGGCTCGACGCTCTTCGCCGGGATCGACCCGGCTGAGCGCTTCTACTTCGTCCACTCCTACGGCGTGCGCTCGTGGGAGATGGAGGAAGACCCATACATCGCCGCACCGCTCGTGTCGTGGGCAGAGCACGGTGGGGAGAGGTTCGTCGCCGCGGTGGAAAACGGTCCGCTATGGGCCACCCAGTTCCACCCGGAGAAGTCCGGCGAGGCCGGCCTGGCGCTGCTGCGCAACTGGGTGGGCACGCTGGGGTAG